The sequence TCCCGTGATTATTGCTTTAACTTGGGCATTATTCAACATCGGTGCTGCAGCTTTAAATCAAGCTCAACAATTCCTGAAAAAAGAAAGCTAACTGAGTGAATTAGCTTGTTATTGGGCTGTTTTCTTTTACTGAGAAACAGCTTTTTTGTTATTTATCACCTAAAATTT is a genomic window of Gloeocapsa sp. PCC 73106 containing:
- a CDS encoding photosystem II protein Y, whose amino-acid sequence is MDWRVILVLSPVIIALTWALFNIGAAALNQAQQFLKKES